The genomic window TCGCGCAATTGATTCAAGCGCTGGCCCAGGCGCGGGCGCAATTCACCCTCCACCTGTCCCAATTTTTTGAAAGACTCGGTGATCTCACCTTTACGCGCGAGAAAGCGGATGCGCACCGCTTCCAAATCATTTTCATTGGAAGCCACACGCAGCGCTTCGGTGAAACGTGTTTCGAGTTGATCAAGCTCGGCGAATAAGTCTAACAAGGCGCCCACCTAGTTTTGCGCAAGCTGAACAAGATTTTGAAACGCCTGCGGGTCGTTGACGGCAAGATCGGCCAGCATTTTGCGGTCGATTTCGACTTGCTTTTTCTTCAAGCCGTTCATGAACGTGGAATAAGACATGCCGGCCAGACGCGCGGCAGCGTTGATGCGTGTGATCCACAGCCGGCGGAAATTGCGGCGGCGGACGCGGCGGTCACGGTAGGCGTAGGTCAAACCCTTCTCATAGGTCTCCGTCGCGCTGCGCAGCAAATTTTTCTTGCCGCCCCAACGGCCTTTGGTTTTTGTCATCAGCTTGCGACGACGACGATGTGAAGGAACAGCGTATTTTGAGCGGGGCATAGTTTTTCAACTTCCTTGATTGAGGTTTATGTCGTT from Cytophagia bacterium CHB2 includes these protein-coding regions:
- the rplT gene encoding 50S ribosomal protein L20, whose translation is MPRSKYAVPSHRRRRKLMTKTKGRWGGKKNLLRSATETYEKGLTYAYRDRRVRRRNFRRLWITRINAAARLAGMSYSTFMNGLKKKQVEIDRKMLADLAVNDPQAFQNLVQLAQN